The following proteins are encoded in a genomic region of Aquifex aeolicus VF5:
- a CDS encoding tyrosine-type recombinase/integrase has translation MGVLEAWERHLEKTKSQKTKETYLMLVKEFFKFHKVDEKEIIENLKPSMVYRFVDESDLNPSSLLTTLSALRYFLKFLTRREYIEKSMYESLKAAIEEAREELNAKKTPRYPRALTREEIEAIFEKVKGKKYEKIYTLFLYSGIRLGEYEKLSEENFFMDKSGILWIKLTPEMTKRNKGRLVPILSPDKDETLKVTEKLSRWIEDFEGNFRVKRGVLQVYTDRLSKRLNIDFSIHSFRHTYITNLINSGFPIEVVKEFAGHSSIKTTVETYYKFSQKRAQELVRNFLFSQ, from the coding sequence ATGGGAGTTCTCGAGGCGTGGGAGAGGCATCTGGAAAAGACAAAGAGCCAGAAAACAAAAGAAACGTACCTTATGCTAGTCAAGGAATTTTTCAAGTTCCACAAAGTTGACGAAAAGGAAATAATTGAAAATCTGAAACCTTCCATGGTTTACAGATTCGTAGACGAGAGCGATCTAAACCCGAGTTCTCTTCTCACGACCCTTTCCGCCCTCAGGTACTTCTTAAAGTTCTTAACGAGGAGGGAGTACATAGAAAAGAGTATGTACGAAAGCCTTAAGGCCGCTATAGAGGAGGCGAGGGAAGAACTCAACGCAAAGAAAACACCACGCTATCCGAGGGCTCTTACCAGAGAAGAAATAGAGGCGATATTTGAAAAGGTAAAAGGTAAGAAGTACGAAAAGATTTACACGCTCTTTCTCTACAGCGGTATAAGACTCGGGGAGTACGAGAAACTCTCCGAAGAAAACTTCTTCATGGACAAGAGTGGTATACTCTGGATCAAGTTAACACCTGAAATGACCAAGAGAAACAAAGGGAGGCTCGTTCCTATACTCTCTCCCGACAAGGACGAAACACTCAAGGTTACTGAGAAACTTAGCAGGTGGATAGAAGACTTTGAAGGGAACTTCCGCGTAAAGAGGGGGGTGCTTCAGGTTTACACGGACAGGCTCTCCAAGAGGTTAAACATAGACTTCAGTATCCACAGCTTCAGGCACACCTATATCACGAACCTCATAAATTCCGGCTTCCCCATTGAGGTGGTAAAGGAGTTTGCGGGGCACTCGAGCATAAAGACTACCGTGGAGACTTATTACAAGTTCAGTCAAAAGAGGGCACAGGAACTCGTAAGGAACTTCCTCTTTTCGCAGTAA
- the czcB gene encoding CzcB/NccB family metal efflux transporter periplasmic adaptor subunit codes for MRILSFLIFINVVFAFLGGDYKEVIRLKQKEVEVVIYSKDGKIKSGGNEIRVEVKPPKEIKEFYFYMPPMPGMNEMRDVAKLEKKGEGVYEGFVNISMDGPWEIRIMFADGTKITRNVFIPLSKETAKETKPMEHSGHIMIPPEKLQLLGVITEPVKKRFLVRRFYTVGYVDYNREKVYDITVRADAWVEKTYGRFEGEYVKKGTPLMKVLSPDIEIAKREYKLAKKIGDEKLIKEALRKLRYLKAGSVVRSPVDGVILQKQVYEGGYLKEGQTAYRIADLSTAWIVAEVPLHFSSYIRKGLKAFVSPEGDSTQFQATVDYIFPEVNKLSRTLKVRLKLKNENLTFKPNALVNVSFEVPIGEVIAVPESAVVDTGRRRFVFVEMEKGMYMPVQVKLGRRGEGYYEVIHGLKEGQRVVVKGTFLLDAEAQIKGLYGKQMQMHHHH; via the coding sequence ATGAGAATTTTAAGCTTTCTTATTTTCATTAACGTAGTTTTTGCCTTTTTGGGTGGAGATTATAAGGAAGTAATAAGACTAAAGCAAAAGGAAGTGGAGGTTGTTATCTACTCAAAAGATGGAAAGATAAAGTCGGGAGGGAATGAAATAAGGGTTGAGGTAAAGCCCCCAAAGGAGATAAAGGAGTTCTACTTTTACATGCCTCCGATGCCCGGTATGAACGAGATGAGGGACGTCGCAAAACTGGAGAAAAAGGGTGAGGGAGTTTACGAGGGTTTTGTGAACATAAGTATGGACGGTCCGTGGGAGATAAGGATAATGTTTGCAGACGGAACGAAGATAACGAGAAACGTTTTCATTCCCCTGTCAAAAGAAACCGCAAAGGAAACGAAGCCTATGGAACACTCGGGACACATAATGATTCCTCCGGAAAAACTTCAACTTCTCGGCGTTATAACCGAACCCGTGAAGAAAAGGTTTCTGGTCAGACGCTTTTACACCGTGGGTTACGTGGACTACAACAGGGAAAAGGTTTACGACATAACCGTAAGGGCCGACGCTTGGGTTGAGAAAACTTACGGCAGGTTTGAAGGAGAGTACGTCAAGAAGGGAACACCGCTAATGAAGGTGCTTAGCCCCGATATAGAGATAGCCAAAAGGGAGTATAAACTTGCAAAAAAAATAGGCGACGAAAAACTCATAAAGGAAGCTTTAAGGAAGTTGAGGTATTTAAAGGCAGGAAGTGTAGTACGTTCTCCCGTTGACGGTGTAATTCTCCAAAAACAAGTTTACGAGGGAGGGTACCTGAAGGAAGGTCAAACCGCTTACAGGATTGCAGATCTTTCCACCGCATGGATAGTTGCGGAAGTTCCCCTTCATTTTTCAAGCTACATAAGAAAAGGCCTTAAGGCATTTGTAAGTCCGGAAGGAGACAGCACCCAGTTTCAGGCTACAGTGGACTACATATTCCCTGAGGTGAATAAACTCTCCAGAACCTTGAAGGTCAGGCTCAAACTCAAGAACGAAAACCTCACCTTTAAGCCTAACGCACTCGTAAACGTTTCCTTTGAAGTGCCGATAGGCGAGGTTATTGCAGTTCCGGAAAGTGCTGTAGTGGATACGGGAAGGAGGCGGTTCGTCTTTGTAGAGATGGAAAAGGGAATGTACATGCCCGTTCAGGTAAAGCTCGGAAGAAGAGGAGAGGGCTACTACGAGGTAATTCACGGACTGAAAGAAGGACAGAGAGTTGTGGTAAAGGGCACATTCCTGCTCGATGCGGAAGCACAAATCAAAGGGCTTTACGGCAAACAAATGCAAATGCATCACCACCACTAA
- the rpiB gene encoding ribose 5-phosphate isomerase B, with product MKIAIGSDHAGFPLKEKIKEFLKGEGHKVIDVGTHAQESTHYPIYAKEVVRAIRSGKAERGILICGTGIGMSITANKFRGIRAALCTNEYMARMSRLHNDANVLCLGERVLGVELALSIVKVWLETPFEGGRHLKRLEIISEIEDEICGENIPR from the coding sequence ATGAAGATAGCTATCGGTTCGGATCACGCGGGATTTCCTCTAAAGGAAAAGATAAAGGAATTTTTAAAGGGAGAAGGGCACAAGGTTATAGACGTAGGAACTCACGCTCAGGAGTCCACCCACTACCCTATATACGCAAAAGAGGTCGTAAGGGCTATAAGGAGCGGAAAAGCTGAAAGGGGAATACTCATATGCGGAACAGGAATAGGCATGTCCATTACAGCAAACAAGTTCAGGGGCATAAGGGCGGCACTTTGCACGAACGAGTACATGGCACGCATGAGCAGACTACACAACGATGCAAACGTCTTGTGCTTGGGAGAGAGAGTTCTCGGAGTTGAACTCGCCCTTTCCATAGTAAAAGTTTGGCTGGAAACACCTTTCGAAGGGGGAAGGCACTTAAAGAGACTCGAGATAATATCAGAGATAGAAGATGAAATTTGCGGAGAAAATATACCCCGATAA
- a CDS encoding glycosyltransferase, whose protein sequence is MNVGIFSRWNATCGVSLHAEMIGRELLRRGYPITVFAPYLESASRWWHHKLIRPDEEYVVRCYEELSPDGKEGKIDIEKVLEREIDFLIVESYEKLPYKDVEKLVKILKDKGIPSIAIIHEGDYEDIRYTDMNIFEKVCVFDERYVKEVLKDRVSEEKVEIIPYPCYPVREGSREFAEDGVIKFFSFGRQPKEEYCPYIEGLKVFKRDFPNVKYRIVRAMEPLKIFEDFVEQEERILDYEEIVKELHSADFHLLPKGNTKRVVVSSTLYQVLGTLTLTVVPDNRFFETLPHGEEAPVIFYRDVLELVKELKKASADEEYRKKIRENASKFVEENSVERITDRFENLINSILVKNVH, encoded by the coding sequence ATGAACGTAGGAATATTTAGTAGATGGAACGCAACGTGCGGGGTTTCCCTGCACGCGGAAATGATAGGGAGGGAACTCCTCAGGAGGGGTTATCCTATTACCGTTTTTGCCCCATACCTTGAGAGTGCCAGCAGATGGTGGCACCACAAACTCATAAGACCCGATGAGGAGTACGTTGTCCGTTGTTACGAAGAGCTTTCCCCTGACGGAAAAGAGGGAAAGATAGACATTGAAAAAGTACTTGAAAGGGAAATAGACTTCCTGATAGTGGAAAGCTACGAAAAACTACCTTACAAAGACGTAGAAAAACTTGTAAAAATACTGAAAGATAAAGGCATTCCTTCAATAGCGATTATCCACGAGGGAGACTACGAAGATATTCGCTACACCGATATGAACATCTTTGAAAAGGTTTGCGTTTTTGACGAGAGGTATGTAAAAGAGGTCCTGAAAGACAGGGTCAGTGAAGAAAAAGTAGAGATCATCCCATACCCGTGCTACCCCGTAAGGGAGGGAAGTAGGGAGTTTGCCGAAGATGGTGTTATAAAGTTCTTCTCCTTCGGAAGACAGCCAAAGGAGGAGTACTGTCCTTATATAGAAGGTCTTAAGGTTTTCAAAAGGGATTTCCCGAACGTAAAGTACAGGATAGTGAGGGCTATGGAACCCTTAAAAATTTTTGAAGACTTTGTAGAGCAGGAGGAAAGGATTTTAGATTATGAGGAAATAGTAAAGGAACTTCACTCTGCGGACTTTCACCTGCTTCCCAAAGGAAATACAAAAAGAGTGGTGGTTTCCTCTACACTCTATCAGGTTCTCGGGACGCTTACCCTTACCGTAGTACCGGACAATAGGTTCTTTGAAACACTCCCCCATGGAGAAGAAGCCCCGGTAATATTCTACAGGGACGTTCTGGAACTCGTTAAAGAACTGAAGAAGGCTTCAGCAGATGAAGAATACAGAAAGAAAATAAGGGAGAACGCGAGTAAGTTTGTGGAAGAAAACAGCGTGGAGAGGATAACGGACCGATTTGAGAATTTAATCAATTCTATTCTCGTAAAGAATGTTCATTAA
- the proB gene encoding glutamate 5-kinase encodes MRIVFKIGSNLLETDEGDIDLSFLSKLAEGIKKLHSFGDKVLIVSSGAVLSGAKKLGIKEKPKDLTLKQALASVGQSYLMHLYDTIFSNYGLKVGQVLLTKDVFSKEKEERFKNAKSTLEKLLELGVVPVINENDAVAVEELVFGDNDFLAVYVSFMVNADLLVIFSSAGGLKDDKDRIIPVVEDIEKVFKYVRGTGTSFGTGGMRSKLEATRLATTLNIPVIITSKEENILDLRNLKTKGTLFKPSKRKLRNALKVIATLEEPKGIIVVDRGAQEALKAGKSLLPAGVVSVQGNFKRGDVVSIQNEEGLIIGKGKVNFSSEEIEKIKGLKTSEVRKLLNTTKDEVIHRDNMVIFL; translated from the coding sequence ATGAGAATAGTTTTCAAGATAGGTTCTAACCTCCTTGAGACCGACGAGGGAGATATAGACCTCAGCTTTTTATCCAAGCTGGCGGAAGGCATAAAAAAACTCCACTCCTTTGGTGATAAAGTTTTAATAGTCTCTTCGGGTGCGGTTCTCTCGGGAGCGAAGAAGCTAGGAATTAAGGAAAAGCCAAAAGATCTGACTTTAAAACAGGCCCTCGCCTCCGTGGGACAGAGCTACCTCATGCACCTTTACGACACGATATTCTCAAACTACGGATTGAAGGTAGGTCAGGTTCTCCTCACGAAAGACGTTTTTTCAAAGGAAAAGGAAGAGAGGTTTAAAAACGCAAAGAGCACCCTTGAAAAGCTCCTAGAACTGGGCGTAGTTCCCGTAATAAACGAGAACGACGCCGTTGCAGTGGAGGAACTCGTGTTCGGGGACAACGACTTCCTCGCGGTTTACGTCTCTTTCATGGTAAACGCTGACCTTCTAGTGATATTCTCAAGTGCTGGTGGACTGAAGGACGACAAAGACAGGATAATTCCCGTGGTTGAGGACATAGAAAAGGTTTTCAAGTACGTGAGGGGAACGGGTACGAGCTTCGGAACGGGCGGAATGAGGAGCAAGCTTGAGGCCACAAGACTCGCAACAACTCTGAACATTCCCGTGATAATAACGAGCAAGGAAGAAAACATTTTGGACTTGAGGAATTTGAAAACTAAGGGAACGCTTTTTAAGCCATCCAAGAGAAAACTCAGGAACGCCCTCAAGGTTATAGCTACCTTGGAAGAACCGAAAGGTATAATCGTGGTGGACAGGGGAGCTCAAGAAGCCCTGAAAGCAGGAAAGAGCCTGCTTCCCGCGGGTGTGGTTTCCGTTCAGGGAAACTTTAAAAGGGGAGATGTGGTAAGCATTCAGAACGAAGAAGGACTGATAATAGGAAAGGGAAAGGTGAATTTTTCTTCGGAGGAAATAGAAAAGATAAAAGGTCTAAAAACGAGTGAAGTTAGAAAACTATTAAACACAACAAAAGACGAAGTAATCCACAGAGATAATATGGTTATTTTTCTCTGA
- a CDS encoding TolC family protein, whose amino-acid sequence MHFLIFVLISLNFVFSSQLEELINFALKNNTKLKSFVYLEKANTFRSLFMKSLPNPEIRFTFRNFDTEVPMVREENPMSGYAITFMQRYTLPVKREKSSEIFKNRAKEVKVKREIYERELIKNVKILYYDFLYTYEKERILKEIKEDLYILLENLKEKYAQNKALLSDILMVKTEIIKVEEELKNNEALREKIKGEIYSLIGGKFDLRPGRLSLFKFPQNFSEDESVYVRLLFEELNTLRKELERAKVEHYPDLNLLAEYVVRTGNPDLFSLGIGVSLPVWYEKRERFLVLEAKERIKAKMKELNFTKNFVKERFLGLKRSYNITLKALKTLEEEIKKKEQEIEALFLAYGYEKVDVREIIRAYRDLWKLKIQRAFTLKKLNEISAEAEALI is encoded by the coding sequence ATGCATTTTCTGATTTTTGTGTTAATTTCCTTGAACTTTGTTTTTTCTTCCCAGTTAGAAGAATTAATAAACTTTGCTTTAAAGAACAATACAAAGTTAAAAAGTTTCGTTTATTTGGAAAAAGCTAATACTTTCAGAAGTCTTTTTATGAAATCTTTACCAAATCCCGAAATCAGGTTCACGTTCAGGAATTTTGATACGGAAGTTCCAATGGTAAGAGAGGAAAATCCCATGAGCGGTTACGCAATAACCTTTATGCAGAGGTACACACTTCCGGTAAAAAGGGAAAAGAGTTCCGAAATTTTTAAGAACAGGGCAAAAGAGGTAAAGGTAAAAAGAGAAATATACGAAAGAGAGCTAATAAAAAACGTAAAGATACTTTACTACGATTTTCTCTACACTTACGAAAAGGAAAGAATACTCAAGGAAATAAAAGAAGACCTTTACATTCTCCTTGAAAATTTGAAGGAAAAGTACGCTCAAAATAAAGCCCTGCTTTCGGATATTCTAATGGTCAAAACGGAAATAATAAAAGTGGAGGAAGAACTTAAAAACAACGAGGCGTTAAGGGAAAAGATAAAGGGTGAAATATACTCTCTAATCGGCGGTAAATTTGATTTAAGACCTGGAAGATTGAGTTTATTTAAGTTTCCCCAGAATTTTTCCGAAGATGAAAGCGTTTACGTTAGACTCCTCTTTGAGGAATTAAACACTCTAAGGAAAGAACTGGAAAGGGCAAAAGTTGAACACTATCCAGATTTGAACTTGCTCGCGGAGTACGTTGTAAGAACGGGAAATCCGGACCTTTTTTCTCTGGGAATTGGAGTTTCCCTTCCTGTTTGGTACGAGAAAAGGGAAAGGTTTTTGGTCCTTGAAGCAAAGGAAAGGATAAAGGCTAAAATGAAGGAGCTTAACTTTACAAAAAACTTCGTAAAAGAGAGGTTTCTTGGATTAAAGAGGTCGTATAACATAACACTTAAGGCGTTAAAAACTCTGGAAGAGGAAATAAAGAAGAAAGAACAAGAAATAGAAGCTCTATTCTTAGCCTATGGGTACGAAAAAGTTGATGTTAGAGAAATTATCCGGGCTTACAGGGATCTCTGGAAGTTAAAAATCCAGAGGGCTTTTACCTTGAAAAAACTTAACGAAATTTCTGCTGAGGCGGAGGCGCTAATATGA
- the dapA gene encoding 4-hydroxy-tetrahydrodipicolinate synthase — MFQGSIVALITPFKEGEVDYEALGNLIEFHVDNGTDAILVCGTTGESPTLTFEEHEKVIEFAVKRAAGRIKVIAGTGGNATHEAVHLTAHAKEVGADGALVVVPYYNKPTQRGLYEHFKTVAQEVDIPIIIYNIPSRTCVEISVDTMFKLASECENIVASKESTPNMDRISEIVKRLGESFSVLSGDDSLTLPMMALGAKGVISVANNVMPREVKELIRAALEGDFRRAREIHYYLHDLFKVLFIETNPIPVKTACWMLGMCEKEFRLPLTEMSPENENKLREVLKKYNLPLKN; from the coding sequence ATGTTTCAAGGCTCAATAGTTGCTCTGATTACTCCCTTCAAGGAAGGAGAAGTGGACTACGAAGCCCTCGGAAACCTAATTGAGTTTCACGTGGACAATGGTACAGACGCAATTTTGGTTTGCGGAACTACGGGAGAATCCCCGACCCTTACCTTTGAAGAGCACGAAAAGGTTATAGAGTTTGCCGTAAAAAGGGCGGCGGGAAGGATTAAGGTAATCGCAGGAACGGGCGGGAACGCAACCCACGAAGCGGTTCACCTGACAGCCCATGCGAAAGAAGTAGGAGCGGACGGAGCCTTAGTGGTCGTTCCATACTACAACAAGCCCACACAAAGAGGTCTCTACGAGCACTTTAAAACGGTTGCTCAGGAAGTGGACATTCCCATAATCATTTACAACATACCCTCAAGAACCTGCGTGGAAATTTCCGTGGACACCATGTTCAAGCTCGCGAGCGAGTGCGAAAACATAGTCGCTTCAAAGGAATCCACTCCCAACATGGATCGCATTTCGGAAATAGTAAAGAGGCTGGGAGAAAGTTTCAGCGTCCTTTCGGGAGATGACAGCCTGACTCTTCCCATGATGGCCCTCGGTGCTAAGGGAGTTATATCGGTTGCGAACAACGTAATGCCAAGAGAAGTAAAAGAACTCATACGGGCCGCTTTGGAAGGAGACTTTAGAAGGGCGAGGGAAATCCATTACTACCTTCACGACCTATTTAAGGTTCTCTTTATAGAAACGAATCCCATTCCCGTCAAAACCGCCTGCTGGATGCTGGGTATGTGTGAAAAGGAATTCAGACTTCCCTTAACGGAAATGTCTCCAGAGAATGAAAACAAGCTGAGAGAAGTCCTAAAGAAGTACAACCTACCTCTGAAAAACTAA
- a CDS encoding argininosuccinate synthase yields the protein MKKKRVILAYSGGLDTSIIVRWLTEKGYEVITYTADVGQGEELSEIPEKARRAGAIEAIVEDLKETFAENYCLPTLRALALYEGKYPLTAALSRPLIAERLVYYAEKFNADYVAHGSTGKGNDQVRFELSVWALNPDIEVLAPVREWEFKSREEQVEYAQRFNIPVKATKEKPYSIDRNLWGVSIECGPLEDPWQEPPQDAYQITQSPEEAPDEPEYVTVGFEKGKPVYLNGERYEEQWKLIANLNEIAGRHGVGRIDMVENRLVGIKSREIYEAPGAMVLYEAYRDLLSLVLDRFTFHYFLTHIPHEYAKLVYEGLWFTPLREALDAFTNKIAEFATGEVRLKLYKGSVSVVGRRSPNSLYVEELATYSEKDQFDQIAGKHFTKVWGLPLKVLGRVRKGK from the coding sequence ATGAAGAAAAAGAGGGTAATTCTCGCATACTCGGGCGGACTCGACACATCCATAATAGTGAGATGGCTCACGGAAAAAGGGTACGAGGTAATAACATACACCGCGGACGTGGGACAGGGAGAAGAACTCTCTGAAATTCCCGAAAAGGCAAGGAGAGCGGGAGCGATTGAAGCCATAGTAGAGGATTTAAAAGAAACCTTTGCGGAAAATTACTGCCTTCCAACTTTGAGGGCATTAGCCCTTTACGAAGGGAAGTACCCCCTCACCGCAGCCCTCTCAAGACCTCTCATAGCAGAGAGGCTCGTTTACTATGCCGAAAAGTTCAACGCGGACTACGTAGCACACGGCTCAACTGGGAAGGGAAACGATCAGGTGAGGTTTGAACTCTCAGTCTGGGCCCTAAACCCCGATATAGAGGTTCTCGCTCCCGTGAGAGAATGGGAGTTCAAATCAAGGGAAGAACAAGTTGAGTACGCTCAGAGGTTCAACATCCCCGTTAAAGCTACGAAAGAAAAGCCATACTCCATAGACAGGAACCTCTGGGGCGTTTCCATAGAGTGCGGACCCTTAGAAGACCCGTGGCAAGAACCACCGCAAGACGCTTACCAGATCACCCAATCCCCTGAAGAGGCTCCGGATGAACCAGAATACGTTACCGTGGGTTTTGAAAAAGGAAAACCCGTTTACCTGAACGGTGAGCGCTACGAAGAGCAGTGGAAATTGATAGCCAACCTAAATGAAATAGCGGGAAGACACGGTGTGGGAAGGATAGACATGGTTGAAAACAGACTCGTAGGGATAAAGAGCAGGGAGATATACGAAGCTCCCGGAGCCATGGTTCTCTACGAAGCATACAGGGATTTACTCTCTTTAGTTCTTGACAGGTTTACCTTCCACTACTTCCTCACCCATATTCCCCACGAGTACGCAAAGCTCGTTTACGAAGGTCTCTGGTTCACCCCCTTGAGGGAAGCGCTTGACGCCTTTACGAATAAAATCGCCGAGTTCGCAACGGGAGAAGTAAGATTAAAACTCTACAAAGGAAGTGTAAGCGTTGTTGGGAGACGTTCACCCAACTCCCTTTACGTTGAAGAGCTCGCAACTTACTCGGAAAAGGACCAATTTGACCAAATAGCAGGTAAGCACTTCACAAAGGTATGGGGACTTCCACTGAAGGTTCTGGGAAGGGTGAGAAAAGGTAAATAG
- a CDS encoding glycosidase, with protein MVALRNNWADISRKILEKRRFETKDLVKRLKVITGHDIHIQNYPVETPRVAFNPSIHVFENRLRIYARVVMGYYTYTSAIAEFDIDLEELYNPERKTYEANLTVLPNIKYDLWGVEDPRVYEIDGKLFMTYTGRTVNYFRTDIRTERTLPVTARYENGQWKKIAVFRMPEDIRSFVVSDKNAFLVKTDKLMLYHRLHMLNEKFYLAVCNVPEEVLYTNEFKEIEIGENITIMEEAPFETKIGWATPPVKVGEENLVLIHGVDKELTAYRVFAVLMNKEGYFTAVTPFYILEPKKIYEVYGDRPFVVFPCGIQRLENKLLISYGGADTVVVIGEIDLEELMNILYENRID; from the coding sequence ATGGTAGCGCTGAGAAATAACTGGGCGGATATTTCACGTAAAATTCTGGAAAAGAGAAGGTTTGAGACCAAAGATTTAGTAAAGAGACTTAAAGTGATTACAGGACACGACATCCACATACAGAATTATCCAGTGGAAACTCCACGTGTAGCCTTCAACCCCTCAATACACGTGTTTGAGAACAGGCTGAGGATTTACGCAAGGGTAGTCATGGGATACTACACCTACACAAGCGCTATAGCAGAGTTTGATATAGATTTAGAAGAACTCTACAATCCCGAAAGGAAAACCTACGAAGCCAACCTGACCGTTTTACCGAACATAAAGTATGACCTTTGGGGTGTTGAGGATCCGAGGGTTTACGAGATAGACGGAAAACTCTTCATGACCTACACGGGAAGGACGGTTAATTACTTTAGAACGGATATTAGAACGGAAAGAACTCTTCCCGTGACCGCGAGATACGAAAACGGCCAATGGAAGAAGATTGCCGTGTTCAGAATGCCTGAAGACATCAGGAGTTTTGTAGTGAGCGACAAAAACGCCTTTCTCGTAAAAACGGATAAATTAATGCTGTATCACAGACTACACATGCTTAACGAAAAGTTTTACCTCGCGGTTTGCAACGTTCCCGAAGAGGTTCTCTATACAAACGAGTTCAAAGAAATAGAAATAGGGGAGAACATAACCATTATGGAAGAAGCTCCCTTTGAAACAAAGATAGGATGGGCGACTCCTCCAGTGAAAGTTGGAGAAGAGAACCTCGTTCTAATACACGGTGTAGACAAAGAACTTACCGCTTACAGGGTCTTTGCAGTGCTCATGAACAAGGAAGGGTACTTCACCGCTGTAACGCCTTTCTACATCCTAGAACCGAAAAAAATCTACGAAGTTTACGGTGACAGACCCTTTGTAGTCTTCCCATGCGGAATACAGAGATTAGAGAACAAACTCCTCATTTCATACGGTGGAGCAGACACGGTAGTGGTTATAGGGGAGATAGACCTCGAAGAATTAATGAACATTCTTTACGAGAATAGAATTGATTAA
- a CDS encoding FtsW/RodA/SpoVE family cell cycle protein — MKFAEKIYPDKVILTLLFVFFLLSQTFVFIKNVVPLLVQYNPYAVLKYEERKNRWRLFTHENLRYFYDLKTKKLYPLPLLKNEPYRFKPALKGEYLVNFEGVKYRIKPFKELFPKKLFIASFKNVKLLLFWVFGFLIMYLFTRINYKAFRNKKFVYVLVSVSLLLLVLVLVKKFLNPNSHMPTRWLFGTSFQPSEFSKIVLILFLAYYIGVKGEIEKISNFFFALGVLVIHASLVALQTDLGMAIFYIVLGSSLMFVGGTPWRILIPSSFILGLAGVFFISANMETVKKRFSGWLDPFADPYDRGYQIIKSLEAVINGGFLGQGLGKGLYAAVYIRESDTDYVISLIVENLGVIGFFFILSLQFLFALRLFKYAVRIYGMYEKIIILGVALNFLYSVFVNYAMALNILPPKGIALPFISYGVSNLLSNMIMLGIVGSIYRRNSDVLNL; from the coding sequence ATGAAATTTGCGGAGAAAATATACCCCGATAAAGTTATCCTTACGCTCCTGTTCGTGTTCTTTCTCCTCTCCCAAACCTTTGTGTTTATAAAAAACGTTGTTCCCCTTCTCGTTCAGTACAACCCCTACGCTGTGCTAAAGTACGAGGAGAGAAAAAATAGGTGGAGGTTGTTTACTCATGAAAACTTGAGGTACTTTTACGACTTGAAGACCAAAAAACTCTACCCGCTTCCACTTCTTAAAAACGAACCCTACAGGTTCAAACCCGCTTTAAAGGGAGAGTACTTGGTCAACTTTGAAGGAGTTAAATACAGGATAAAGCCCTTTAAGGAATTGTTTCCCAAAAAACTCTTTATTGCCTCCTTTAAAAACGTAAAGTTACTCCTTTTCTGGGTTTTCGGTTTTTTGATTATGTATCTCTTTACTAGGATAAACTACAAGGCTTTTAGGAATAAGAAGTTTGTTTACGTTCTAGTATCAGTATCTTTACTTCTTTTAGTGCTCGTTCTGGTAAAGAAGTTTTTAAATCCAAATTCGCATATGCCCACGAGGTGGCTCTTCGGGACGAGCTTTCAACCCTCCGAGTTTTCAAAAATCGTACTTATCCTTTTTCTCGCTTACTACATAGGCGTTAAAGGGGAAATAGAAAAGATAAGCAACTTCTTCTTTGCCCTCGGTGTCCTAGTCATACACGCAAGTTTGGTGGCTCTCCAAACGGACCTAGGTATGGCTATATTCTACATAGTCCTCGGTTCTTCCTTGATGTTCGTGGGCGGAACTCCCTGGAGGATACTCATTCCAAGTTCTTTTATCCTCGGTCTTGCGGGAGTGTTCTTCATTTCCGCAAACATGGAAACGGTAAAGAAGCGTTTTTCCGGCTGGCTTGATCCCTTTGCCGATCCCTACGACAGGGGATACCAGATAATTAAGTCTCTGGAAGCGGTTATAAACGGAGGTTTCTTAGGGCAGGGACTGGGAAAGGGGCTTTACGCGGCTGTCTACATAAGGGAATCCGACACGGACTACGTAATAAGCTTAATCGTGGAGAACTTAGGAGTAATAGGCTTTTTCTTTATCCTCTCCCTTCAGTTTCTCTTTGCCCTGAGGCTTTTCAAGTACGCTGTGAGGATTTACGGGATGTACGAAAAGATAATAATCCTCGGCGTTGCCCTGAATTTCCTATATTCAGTATTCGTCAATTACGCAATGGCTTTAAACATACTGCCGCCTAAAGGTATAGCCCTGCCCTTTATAAGCTACGGAGTCAGTAATTTGCTTTCCAATATGATAATGCTGGGAATAGTTGGTTCTATATACAGGAGAAACAGCGATGTATTAAACTTATGA